A window from Salvelinus fontinalis isolate EN_2023a chromosome 8, ASM2944872v1, whole genome shotgun sequence encodes these proteins:
- the LOC129860831 gene encoding high mobility group protein HMG-I/HMG-Y-like yields the protein MSDKGTISPKEEGAEKRGRGRPRKQPQVKSGCDEPSGSPTPKRPRGRPKGSKNKTVTKGKKAPAASTAGMKRRGRPKKEEKEEQATQESSEEEAEKDQ from the exons ATGAGTGACAAGGGTACCATCTCACCAAAAGAGGAGGGAGCAGAGAAGAGGGGACGTGGAAGACCAAGGAAACAGCCACAGGTGAAAAGTGGTTGTGAT GAGCCCAGTGGGTCCCCTACTCCAAAGAGGCCCAGGGGAAGGCCAAAGGGTAGCAAGAACAAGACTGTCACCAAGGGCAAG AAGGCACCAGCAGCCTCAACTGCAGGGATGAAACGCAGGGGAAGACCCAAGAAAGAG GAAAAGGAGGAACAGGCAACCCAGGAATCAtctgaagaggaggcggagaaagaccAGTAA
- the LOC129860830 gene encoding small integral membrane protein 29-like: MNSTTQPPAIIDGDVAVSSVLVPFFLITFIGIAAAVVMYVRRKRRIDRLRHQLLPVYTYDPSEELHEVEQEMLWKEEDTKVVKGWARSYQQQRPLLMKDAHA, encoded by the exons ATGAACAGCACTACTCAGCCCCCTGCCATCATAGACGGGGATGTGGCAGTCAGTTccgtgttggtaccattcttccTCATCACCTTCATCGGGATAGCTGCAGCTGTG GTGATGTATGTGCGCAGGAAGAGAAG AATTGACAGGCTCCGGCACCAGTTGCTTCCAGTCTATACCTACGACCCCTCAGAAGAATTACATGAAGTTGAACAGGAAATGCTGTGGAAAGAGGAAGATACTAAG GTGGTGAAGGGTTGGGCACGGTCCTACCAGCAGCAACGTCCCCTGTTGATGAAAGATGCCCATGCATGA